The Microbacterium sp. LKL04 sequence CGATCTCGGCGATCATGCGCGAGGTCGGAGAGCGCATCTCGGTGCTCGAAGGCCTGCACTCCCTCACCGATGTCGTCCCGGACGACCTCGCGTCGTTGGGAGACGAGGTCCCCGCTCCCGAGCTGTCGCTGCGCTGACCGCTCGATGCGTCACAGCGAATTCGATCGCGCCGTCGCCGACGAGTTCGGATCGGGAGGCGCCGCACTCGTCTCCGACCTGGTGTTGACGGACGTCGGCAACCGTACCGCCAGGGAAGCCCTCGCCGCCGGTGTGCCACCGCGTGAGGTCTGGTACGCCCTGTGCGCCGAGACCGATGTTCCCGTGGACCGCCGTCACGGCGCCGGAAGGCTCGATCCGCGCCGGTGATCCGGCGTGTCGTATCGAAGATGCGTTCGATGCGGGCGTAGTCTCCTGCACAACGGGTGTCGTAGACACGTCGTT is a genomic window containing:
- a CDS encoding DUF3046 domain-containing protein; this translates as MRHSEFDRAVADEFGSGGAALVSDLVLTDVGNRTAREALAAGVPPREVWYALCAETDVPVDRRHGAGRLDPRR